The Rattus rattus isolate New Zealand chromosome 1, Rrattus_CSIRO_v1, whole genome shotgun sequence genome includes a region encoding these proteins:
- the LOC116889854 gene encoding uncharacterized protein LOC116889854, whose translation MLTSYATPERLASPNFLEGQVAFSHPRLSNNRSVTPLDVRGCTRATLTGPACAYLTQAGLGNPLNLIRDGDRGLQLFPMNEEFPVSAGHKLALIKSLPFVHTARRYYRLDGLVRPSDRPRRGRPTALAER comes from the coding sequence ATGCTAACTAGTTACGCGACCCCCGAGCGGTTGGCGTCCCCCAACTTCTTAGAGGGACAAGTGGCATTCAGCCACCCAAGATTGAGCAATAACAGGTCTGTGACGCCCTTAGATGTCCGGGGCTGCACGCGCGCTACACTGACTGGCCCAGCGTGTGCCTACCTTACACAGGCAGGCTTGGGTAACCCATTGAACCTCATTCGTGATGGAGATCGGGGATTGCAATTATTCCCCATGAACGAGGAATTCCCAGTAAGTGCGGGTCATAAGCTTGCGTTGATTAAGTCCCTGCCCTTTGTACACACCGCCCGTCGCTACTACCGATTGGATGGTTTAGTGAGGCCCTCGGATCGGCCCCGCCGGGGTCGGCCCACGGCCCTGGCGGAGCGCTGA